The nucleotide sequence ATACAAGTCATACCATGAACTTGAACTTCGATTTCATGCTTTGTATTTTCTTTAATTTCAAGTACTTCATCGACTGAAAGTTCACGTGCCAATACAGCACGCTTACTTCCGCGTTCACCCCAATAGTTCACTTGGAAGAAGTTTGTTGCAGTCGTTTCCGGATTCCAATGCAACGGAATGGTTACATTGTTTTCACGCACTGCAATAATTACTGCCGGGTCCCCGAATAATAATGCGTCTACCCCGATACGCTGCATCTGTACTAAATATTCATCCAATGCATCTAAACGATCGTTGTGAAATAATGCATTGACCGCTACATAAACCTTTTTACCAGCAGCGTGAATCAGCTTTGTTGCTTCTTCCACCTGTGCTACTGTAAAATCTCCAGCTAAACGTAGGCCAAATTTTTGTTCACCGATCACGAAAGCATCTGCACCTGCCTGAAGTAGTGCTGTAATATGCTCTATGGATTGTGGTGTTACTAATAATTCTGGTTTTTTCACACTAATCACCTCTTCAAACAAATTAACAAACCATCACCGACAGGGAAAAAGGCACTCGAATAATCCGGATGTGCCATGATCCAGTCTGAAAATGTTTTTAAGTTGCGGATCATCGTTCTTTTTCTTCTAGGTACTTCTTTTATATCTAAATCTGATAATCCGTGCATATACATATTATCGATGTATAAAACGCCACCCGATGGAACGAGTGTTGCGTATTTTTCGAAAAACTTCATGTATTGCCCTTTTGCCGCATCAATAAAAACAGCATCAAAAGTAGTAGGAAGTGTTTCCATGTCTACCTCTAACGCATCGCCCTCTATTACTTGTATGCGGTTTGCCACCTCTGACCTTGCAATGAATTCCTTGGCATACTGAACTCGCGACAAATCGCGTTCTATCGTCACAATATGACAATCCGGCAACGCTTGAGCCATTCGTATAGCCGAATAACCAATTGCCGTTCCAATTTCCAAAATTGATTTCGGATTTTGAATGCGCAAAATTTGATTCAGTGACTCAATCCCGGCAAGCTGCATGATCGGAACATGATTCTGTTCTGCGAAGCGTTCCATTTCCATTAGTAATTCATCACGTTCAGGAATGAAGGAAGCAATATAAGCGTCTGATAATTCCATTCGTCATTCTCCCTTTACCTGGTTGTTTGCGCACATCTTTCATTCACAAGAAAAAAGACGAAACGAAGATGTTTGCGCCTACAAAATTGTTATATAAGGACAAAAAATCACAATTTATAATAGCATGAAAAGAAAAGGAATGCGAACAATTTACTGAATTCCAACGTAAAACGGAAATTTCAAGCCATTCGATTCCTTTTCTACAACTTAACTTTCTTAACGTAAATATTTTTCGATGTTCGCTAAATGTTCATCATACGTTTTAGCAAAATGATTGATGCCTTCTTTATCTGCCAGGAAGTATAAATAATCTGTTTGTGAAGGATTCAACGCCGCTTCAATTGATGTTTTTCCTGCTCCTGCGATTGGTCCTGGAGGTAATCCAACATTTTGATACGTATTATACGGGTTGTCCACTTCCAAATCTTCATACAGCACGCGGTCTTTATGCGAGCCTAATGCATACAGTACGGTTGGGTCTGTCTGTAAAGGCATCTCAATTTCCATACGGTTATAGAATACACTGGCAATTGTTTCGCGATCTGTTTGCGCAGTTGCCTCTTCTTCAAGTAATGATGCAAATGTCAGCAATTCATGAACCGATGTTTCGCGTTCT is from Solibacillus isronensis and encodes:
- a CDS encoding peptidase U32 family protein: MKKPELLVTPQSIEHITALLQAGADAFVIGEQKFGLRLAGDFTVAQVEEATKLIHAAGKKVYVAVNALFHNDRLDALDEYLVQMQRIGVDALLFGDPAVIIAVRENNVTIPLHWNPETTATNFFQVNYWGERGSKRAVLARELSVDEVLEIKENTKHEIEVQVHGMTCMFQSKRSLLGNYFLYRDEAMEIENRKENKNMFLHDKERKNKYPIYEDMNGTHIFSPNDMCIIEELNELFEAGIDSFKIDGVLQTFDYTVTVTKLYRQAIDTYFDQGEDAYDDIKSELFEQIEAIQPALRPLDTGFIYKETVY
- a CDS encoding O-methyltransferase, yielding MELSDAYIASFIPERDELLMEMERFAEQNHVPIMQLAGIESLNQILRIQNPKSILEIGTAIGYSAIRMAQALPDCHIVTIERDLSRVQYAKEFIARSEVANRIQVIEGDALEVDMETLPTTFDAVFIDAAKGQYMKFFEKYATLVPSGGVLYIDNMYMHGLSDLDIKEVPRRKRTMIRNLKTFSDWIMAHPDYSSAFFPVGDGLLICLKR